The nucleotide sequence AAAAACGACCCACAATGCGTGGGTCGTTTTTTTTATTTGGGCTGTCAATTCCGGTGGTCCATGCTGACGCAACCAAGGAGAAATTTATGATCAAAGTTGGAGATACATTGCCTGCAGTCGCACTGACCGAGTTCGTGGAAGTGGAAGGCAATGGCTGCAGCATTGGCCCCAACCCCGTGAAGCTGCCAGAAGCCCTGGCCGGCAAGACCGTGGCTCTGTTTGCCGTGCCCGGCGCATTCACGCCCACTTGCTCTGAGCAGCATCTGCCTGGCTATGTAGCCAAGGCTGAAGAACTCAAGGCTGCTGGCGTTGACGAAATCTGGTGCCTGGCTGTGAATGACGCCTTTGTGATGGGCGCCTGGGGCCGAGATCAGAAAGTTGGCGGCAAGGTGCGCATGATCGCTGACGGTGATGCTGCATTTGCCAAGGCTGTGGGCCTGACGCTGGATCTGAACGGCAAGGGTCTGGGCCTGCGCGCTAACCGCTTCTCCATGCTGGTCAAGGACGGCAAGGTTGCCACCCTGAACGTGGAAGGCCCTGGCAAGTTCGAAGTCAGCGGCGCTGACACCATGC is from Comamonas fluminis and encodes:
- a CDS encoding peroxiredoxin, which translates into the protein MIKVGDTLPAVALTEFVEVEGNGCSIGPNPVKLPEALAGKTVALFAVPGAFTPTCSEQHLPGYVAKAEELKAAGVDEIWCLAVNDAFVMGAWGRDQKVGGKVRMIADGDAAFAKAVGLTLDLNGKGLGLRANRFSMLVKDGKVATLNVEGPGKFEVSGADTMLAQAKA